Sequence from the Phosphitispora fastidiosa genome:
ATGATTGTTGCTACTGAGCTTGTGGTTGCCATGCGTTGCCCGCTATGTGGGAAATTGGATTTTCATTCGATTTCCCGTTTTGCCTTCGCGGGTGCCAAAAATCTTAAAATAACATGTTCCTGTGGAGCCCCCAAGTTAATTGTTGGCACTAAAAACCGTCGGCAGTTCTGGCTGCAGGTGCCATGTGTGCTTTGTGAGACTAACCACCTGGTCTATTATAAGGCTAAACAGCTTTGGGCTAATAAGGTTGAATTTTTTTACTGTAATGATACTAATGTAGAGCTGGGGTTTTTTGGGCCTGAGGAAAAGGTTCACGCACTGGCTGAGAAATATGAATATAGTCTTGAGTCTCTTGTCGACGGGCTTGGTTATGATGATTACTTTTATAACCCCGAGATTATGTTTGAAGTATTAAACTGTCTTCACGATGTGGCTGAAGAGGGTTATCTTTACTGTGAATGCGGCAGTTACCAGATTGAGATTGACATATTCCCTGACAGGATTGAATTGAATTGTAAGGACTGTAAAAGTAACAGTGTAATATATGCCGAAAATGATGAAGACTTAAACAAAATCAGGGACACCAAAAAAATTGAATTGGCAAGCAGCGGGCTAAAGTCAGTGAAAGATCTTAATAAGGGCAAAAAAGGAAAACGGAAAAACTCGAAACGTACTAAGCACTAGCCTGTTAGCAGAATCAAATCAGGGGATCCGGCACAAACTAAAAAGGAAACGAGCTGGTTGAGGTTGGATAGAGCAACCTCATTTCAATTGAAATAGAAATTGATATAAAAAAATAAAATAAGGAGGAACGATAATACCATGTCTTTAGTCCCTATTAGTGTGTTATTAAGCAAGGCAGAACAAGGCAGTTATGCTGTGGGAGCTTTTAACTGCAACAATATGGAAATAGTTCAGGCAATTATTGCTGCTGCCGAGGCGGAAAATTCTCCGGTGATTATGCAGGCCAGCCAGGGAGCAATAAAATATGCCGGTATTGATTACATAACTGCCATGGCGAGGATTGCTGCAGAAAATGCATCTGTACCGGTAGCCCTTCATCTTGACCACGGGACGAGTTTTGAACAGGTAATGCTGTGTATCCGGAAGGGCTTTAGTTCTGTGATGATTGACGGCTCCAAGCATGGTTTTGAAGAAAACATCGAACTTACCAACAGGGTTCTTGCCGTGGCTCGGGCTGTAGGTGTATCTGTTGAGGCCGAACTTGGTAAAATAGGCGGCACTGAAGATGATATTCATGTTGATGATAGGGATGCTCTGTTTACCAATCCTGAGGAAGCCCGGGAATTTGTGGAACGGACCGGGGTAGATGCTCTTGCAGTCGCCATAGGTACTGCTCATGGACAGTATAAGGGTATCCCCGAACTGGATTTTCCCAGGTTGGAAAAAATAAAGTCCCTGGTTAATATTCCTATAGTGTTGCATGGTAGTTCCGGTGTTGCTGATCAGGATATTGTCAAGGCAATTAAACTGGGCGTAAGAAAAGTAAATATTGATACAAACATTCGGGAAGCCTTTGTACAGGCCTGTAGAGATGTACTCAACAAGGATGCCCGGGAAATAGACCCCAGGAAAGTATTAGGAGCGGCCAGAGAAGCGGCAACTCAAATTATCAGGGAAAAAATCAGGTTGTTTGGCAGCTCGGGAAAGGCATGACATAGCGGCGTGAGCCGCTTTTATCCAAGGAGGCAAACAGAATCGTGAAAATTTTTATTGATACTGCTAACATTGAAGAAATAAGAAAAGCCGAACGGCTGGGAGTAATCAGTGGAGTGACTACAAACCCTTCACTTATTGCTAAAGAAGGAAGAAATTTTGTGGAAGTGGTTCAGGAAATCTGCGGCATTGTTGATGGACCCATCAGCGCTGAAGTTATCAGCCTTGATGCGGACGGAATGGTATCTGAGGCCGAAGAACTGGCTAAAATCCATAATAATATAGTAATCAAAATTCCGATGACAGCAGAAGGCCTGACCGCAGTGAAAATCCTTTCCGGGAAAAAAATAAAGACAAATGTCACCCTGGTATTTTCCGCTAACCAGGCTCTGCTGGCTGCTTTGGCAGGAGCCACCTTTGTCAGTCCTTTTGTTGGAAGGCTTGATGACATTGGCCAGGATGGCATGGACCTGATTCGGGATATCGTACAGATTTATGAGAATTACGATTATGATACACAGATTATCGCAGCCAGCATCAGGCATCCAATACATGTAACTGAGGCGGCCAAAGCAGGGGCTCATATTGCTACTATACCATTAAAAGTGATTATGCAGATGACAAAACACGCACTTACCGATTTGGGTATTGATAAATTCCTGGCAGACTGGGAAACTGTGAAAAACAAGTAGTGCCGGATATTAAGGGCAGTTATTAACCTAAGCCACTGAAAAGTGGCTTTTGCATGTACTACAGAGTGCGCAGCCCTTGAAGCTTTGCTTCTTAGGGATGCGGCCCACCCCTTGCGGGTGAAAGCGTGCACATTGGGAACTGAAATATGCACGCTTTTCTAGTAAATTTATTGGTCTGGGGGCAGGAACAGCTACATATAAGGTAGAAGATAGTATAACACAATGATTTTATAATGTTATACTAATTATTATTTCAGGAGGGGTTTATGTGATTCGGGAACTGGCAATGGAATTTGCCCGGGTAACAGAAGCGGCCGCTATTGCATCTGCAAGATGGATGGGCCGGGGGGATAAAGAAGAAGCTGATGACGCGGCAGTTGTAGCTATGAGGTCGGTTTTCAGTACAGTACAGATTGACGGGACGGTTGTTATTGGGGAAGGCGAGATGGATGAGGCTCCGATGCTGTACATAGGGGAAAGAGTGGGTACCGGGGTGGACCCAAAGGTTGATATTGCAGTTGATCCGGTGGAAGGCACCAACAATGTTGCCAGGGGTCTTAACAATGCTATCGCTGTTTTGGCGGCTGCGGAGACGGGAGGCTTTCTCCATGCCCCGGACATGTATATGGATAAAATTGCAGTCGGACCCAAGGCTAAGGGGAAGATTCACCTGGACGCACCGGTTATTGATAATTTAAGGGCGGTTGCCGATGCCAATGATAAAGCTATTGAGGACCTTACAGTTGTGATACTCTACAGGCCCAGGCATGAAAAGCTTATTAAAGAGGTCCGCTCTGCAGGTGCGCGGATACAACTGATTCAGGATGGTGATGTGGCCCCGGCTGTGGCTGCTGCCATGGGAGGCACAGGTGTGGATATGTTGATGGGTGTAGGCGGCGCTCCTGAGGGGGTATTGGCAGCCGCTGCCCTTAAGTGTCTCGGGGGGGAAATGCAGGGACGCCTCTGGCCTGAAGATGATGAAGATGTTGAAAGAGCGAGGAAACTGGGGATCGGAAATATTAACCGTTTGCTTACCATGGATGATCTGGTAAAGACCGATGATGTTGTTTATGCCGCTACCGGGATTACCGACGGAGATCTGGTCCAGGGGGTAAGGTTCTTTGGAAATGGCGCCAGAACTCATACTGTTGTAATGAGGGCAGTTACCGGTACGGTTAGATTTATTGATGCAATTCACAGGCTGGACAAAAAACCCTTTACCTACAGAAGATAATTAAGCAGGTTGGGACGATTTTTTGTGTTTTTTAAGCCCTTCATTGTCCAGCGACGACGGCTTACACACAGAAACAGGAGGAACCGGTTTTGCGCCTGAAAAGGTACTTAAGATACCACTATTTTAAAATGATCCGACTCAGGGATACCCCGGCAAAGGTTGCCTGGGGTGCGGGACTGGGACTGGCTATGGATTTTGCCATACCCATACCCCTGGTAAGTATTTTTTTAGCTTTTCTGGCTGCCCGGATCCTCAAGGTAAACAGCTTCGCTGCTGTGATGTCAGCAACTGTGATAAAACCGTTTTTCCCCGGAATTGTTTTGATAAATGTATATGTCCAGTCTATCTTGGTATCCCTTTTTCCCGTTTTAGGCAGACTGGTACTTCCCCGGTCTGAGGCCACGAATTTATTGGGGAATATGATTAACGGCATCCTTTCCA
This genomic interval carries:
- a CDS encoding class II fructose-1,6-bisphosphate aldolase, giving the protein MSLVPISVLLSKAEQGSYAVGAFNCNNMEIVQAIIAAAEAENSPVIMQASQGAIKYAGIDYITAMARIAAENASVPVALHLDHGTSFEQVMLCIRKGFSSVMIDGSKHGFEENIELTNRVLAVARAVGVSVEAELGKIGGTEDDIHVDDRDALFTNPEEAREFVERTGVDALAVAIGTAHGQYKGIPELDFPRLEKIKSLVNIPIVLHGSSGVADQDIVKAIKLGVRKVNIDTNIREAFVQACRDVLNKDAREIDPRKVLGAAREAATQIIREKIRLFGSSGKA
- the fsa gene encoding fructose-6-phosphate aldolase is translated as MKIFIDTANIEEIRKAERLGVISGVTTNPSLIAKEGRNFVEVVQEICGIVDGPISAEVISLDADGMVSEAEELAKIHNNIVIKIPMTAEGLTAVKILSGKKIKTNVTLVFSANQALLAALAGATFVSPFVGRLDDIGQDGMDLIRDIVQIYENYDYDTQIIAASIRHPIHVTEAAKAGAHIATIPLKVIMQMTKHALTDLGIDKFLADWETVKNK
- the glpX gene encoding class II fructose-bisphosphatase translates to MIRELAMEFARVTEAAAIASARWMGRGDKEEADDAAVVAMRSVFSTVQIDGTVVIGEGEMDEAPMLYIGERVGTGVDPKVDIAVDPVEGTNNVARGLNNAIAVLAAAETGGFLHAPDMYMDKIAVGPKAKGKIHLDAPVIDNLRAVADANDKAIEDLTVVILYRPRHEKLIKEVRSAGARIQLIQDGDVAPAVAAAMGGTGVDMLMGVGGAPEGVLAAAALKCLGGEMQGRLWPEDDEDVERARKLGIGNINRLLTMDDLVKTDDVVYAATGITDGDLVQGVRFFGNGARTHTVVMRAVTGTVRFIDAIHRLDKKPFTYRR
- a CDS encoding DUF2062 domain-containing protein: MRLKRYLRYHYFKMIRLRDTPAKVAWGAGLGLAMDFAIPIPLVSIFLAFLAARILKVNSFAAVMSATVIKPFFPGIVLINVYVQSILVSLFPVLGRLVLPRSEATNLLGNMINGILSRGVPYLLAGLINGLVVFAVSYMFLHYILNLRLEKLKFRTRK